In the Euphorbia lathyris chromosome 5, ddEupLath1.1, whole genome shotgun sequence genome, one interval contains:
- the LOC136230799 gene encoding uncharacterized protein — protein MEDYYYSRNHVPAFGSWDWNNDLPFTQCFESARQAGLLRYSYSDDRDLYVAGDLYDNDVVTPAMIVVPRRKAKIRQSRVKDEKNWVKEEAPNTKTSTMARPTPKPVDEDLYKIPPELLYAKPKKKRGLGFFSSCLLPTCVL, from the exons ATGGAA GACTACTACTACTCAAGAAATCATGTTCCTGCATTCGGAAGTTGGGACTGGAACAACGATCTTCCTTTCACTCAGTGCTTTGAATCAGCTAGACAAGCCGGGTTGCTTCGCTATAGTTACTCCGATGATCGTGATTTGTATGTCGCCGGTGATTTATACGACAATGACGTTGTTACTCCGGCTATGATTGTTGTTCCCCGTCGAAAG GCCAAAATACGTCAATCAAGGGTCAAAGATGAGAAAAATTGGGTGAAAGAAGAAGCTCCCAATACTAAAACAAGTACCATGGCAAGGCCTACACCTAAGcctgttgatgaagacttgtACAAAATCCCACCAGAGCTTCTTTATGCTAAACCCAAAAAG AAGAGAGGATTGGGATTCTTTTCAAGCTGCTTGCTCCCAACATGTGTATTATGA